In one Candidatus Omnitrophota bacterium genomic region, the following are encoded:
- a CDS encoding DUF6448 family protein translates to MFLAVSVITIMMFGIWSYAAAHCDTLDGPVIQDAREALDAGDVAPVLKWVRQKDEKVVRASFARALNAKGKKNAEAAENQFFATLVKIHRAGEGAPFTGLKPAGQVEPSIIEADIALASGSSDALVEMVTDDVAAGIKERYEHAAATFIHKDDSVEQGREFVKAYVEFTHYVERLHLIATGKGPHNEHGEESGRPAVRHDAAKERMHGH, encoded by the coding sequence ATGTTTTTGGCGGTCTCCGTTATCACGATAATGATGTTCGGAATCTGGAGTTATGCCGCCGCTCATTGCGATACTTTAGATGGACCCGTTATTCAGGATGCTCGCGAGGCGCTGGATGCCGGGGATGTTGCGCCTGTGCTCAAGTGGGTGAGGCAAAAGGATGAAAAAGTTGTTCGCGCGTCTTTTGCCAGGGCACTCAATGCCAAGGGCAAAAAAAATGCCGAAGCAGCGGAAAATCAGTTCTTTGCAACGCTTGTTAAAATCCATCGCGCCGGCGAAGGAGCGCCCTTTACAGGCCTAAAGCCGGCCGGTCAGGTCGAACCATCAATTATCGAAGCGGATATAGCTCTGGCAAGCGGTTCTTCTGATGCGTTGGTGGAAATGGTCACAGACGATGTTGCTGCCGGTATAAAGGAACGTTACGAGCATGCCGCGGCTACTTTCATACACAAGGACGACAGCGTCGAACAGGGGCGGGAGTTTGTCAAGGCGTATGTCGAATTCACACACTATGTGGAGCGCCTCCATCTCATTGCAACGGGCAAAGGGCCGCACAACGAACACGGTGAAGAATCCGGCCGGCCGGCCGTCAGGCATGATGCAGCCAAGGAACGCATGCACGGTCATTAG
- a CDS encoding transposase, protein DSLYILVLLCSSSILNTSIEQEGQIMVDFQLPLPGLARDFNELTKQEKDFIAYFSAIDMNSISPVVDCYTGIGPKGYNVFLILARIIKIKERILSDRQLAEVLKKNDLYRFVTRDIQPAHNTFNTLRKRLGPEGFVEIHKRFVLKAHALGLLEPEIPDLPKHREKGIILVGDSTFLITCGSTKGERDNQGRWRFKDESVAFGKGHHAHKYPVGHKAHSVRTVNGVPMATIITAASVYDQNAILPLLDELKGRYPDLPFAYIILDRGYDAEEIHQDIYEQFDIIPIIIRKKMVYPEGFTTDGFPLCPWGTPMKPKGIEYDRKRTKYACFKACQESEQLLPLCDYLKEQYRFGYIGHTYFTHGYRKFGPALPHNTIYQKLKPLRTGIERTFGLVKENRYRMEETNFYKGIDNVTIHAVEHDIVLTQDIIFDYLTTGKKSPALKLNY, encoded by the coding sequence GATTCCCTTTATATTTTAGTTCTTTTGTGCTCTTCCTCAATATTGAACACCAGTATTGAACAGGAGGGGCAGATCATGGTCGATTTCCAGCTTCCGCTTCCGGGACTTGCTCGTGATTTCAATGAGCTGACGAAACAAGAGAAAGATTTCATCGCCTATTTTTCCGCCATCGACATGAATTCCATCTCCCCGGTAGTCGATTGTTACACCGGTATCGGTCCGAAAGGATACAACGTTTTTCTGATCTTGGCACGGATCATCAAGATCAAAGAACGCATCCTGTCGGATCGGCAGTTGGCCGAAGTTCTCAAAAAGAACGATCTATACCGGTTCGTCACCAGAGATATCCAGCCAGCCCACAACACCTTCAATACCTTGAGAAAACGTCTCGGACCGGAGGGTTTTGTGGAAATCCACAAGCGGTTCGTTCTCAAGGCCCATGCCCTGGGTCTGCTGGAGCCGGAAATTCCGGATCTGCCAAAGCATAGGGAAAAGGGAATCATCCTGGTTGGCGATTCCACATTCCTGATCACCTGCGGTTCTACCAAAGGCGAAAGGGATAACCAAGGGCGCTGGCGATTCAAGGACGAGAGCGTTGCCTTTGGGAAAGGGCATCACGCCCACAAGTATCCAGTGGGCCACAAAGCACACAGCGTCAGAACCGTCAACGGCGTCCCCATGGCAACCATCATTACCGCGGCCAGCGTGTACGATCAGAACGCTATTCTTCCCCTGCTCGACGAACTGAAGGGGCGCTACCCCGACCTTCCGTTCGCTTACATCATTCTGGACAGGGGGTATGACGCCGAGGAGATTCACCAGGATATCTATGAACAATTCGATATCATTCCGATCATCATCCGGAAGAAGATGGTTTATCCTGAAGGATTCACAACAGACGGTTTCCCACTTTGTCCTTGGGGAACGCCCATGAAACCAAAGGGCATCGAATATGATAGAAAAAGGACAAAATACGCCTGCTTCAAGGCGTGTCAGGAATCAGAGCAGTTGCTTCCTCTATGCGATTATTTGAAAGAGCAGTACCGCTTCGGGTACATAGGTCACACGTACTTCACCCACGGATATCGAAAATTTGGACCGGCGTTACCGCACAACACCATCTATCAGAAACTGAAACCTCTCCGCACCGGGATCGAAAGAACCTTCGGTCTGGTGAAGGAAAACAGGTACCGCATGGAAGAGACCAACTTTTACAAAGGCATTGACAACGTGACCATCCATGCCGTTGAACATGATATCGTCCTCACCCAGGATATTATCTTTGACTACCTCACGACCGGGAAGAAAAGCCCGGCCCTGAAATTGAATTATTGA